From a region of the Dictyostelium discoideum AX4 chromosome 2 chromosome, whole genome shotgun sequence genome:
- the tom40 gene encoding mitochondrial porin, translated as MEATADNNNNIDSQEQEIIGEPNFFQSFLVKNLPFYKSLPYPGKAEDMISEVKGLVNDDIYEGAKVDVTFKISPFFETSHQLNVYTPNENSRTPKYSNQNVYSKDSTLLYGKIDSERRLFGRFDQGFFNNSIRVSLTNMMDKSFKNNLAGELEFKLPFMNFCLKADTENQRGFSFLTSISKKLAIGYENSYLFNHSQSIKQIQFFVNNPLSTWSLVVGNTAQIGSSYVYRQKNLHIGTDLVMGISQEGKFMSEYSFGVRYAFQQSLVKFRADSHGSIFGSYDQMINSFTKLNLSGSLNYFAQDYKFGLGLTFQK; from the exons atggAAGCAACagctgataataataataatattgactCTCAAGAACAAGAAATCATTGGAGAGCCAAACTTTTTCCAATCTTTTCTTGTCAAAAATCTCCCATTCTATAAAAGTTTACCATATCCAGGTAAAGCAGAAGATATGATCAGTGAAGttaaag GTTTAgttaatgatgatatttATGAAGGTGCTAAAGTTGATGTAACCTTCAAAATTTCACCATTCTTTGAGACATCACATCAACTCAATGTTTATACaccaaatgaaaatagtCGTACACCAAAATATTCCAATCAAAATGTTTACAGCAAAGATTCTACCCTTTTATATGGTAAAATCGATAGTGAAAGAAGATTATTTGGTAGATTCGATCAaggattttttaataattctattaGAGTTTCACTCACAAATATG ATGgataaaagttttaaaaataatttagcaGGTGAATTGGAATTTAAACTTCCATTCATGAATTTTTGT ttAAAAGCTGATACTGAAAATCAAAGAGGATTTTCATTCTTAAcatcaatttcaaagaaaCTTGCAATTGGTTATGAAAatagttatttatttaatcattcacaatcaattaaacaaatccaattttttgtaaataatccACTTTCAACTTGGTCATTAGTAGTAGGTAATACAGCTCAAATTGGATCATCATACGTTTATAGacaaaaaaatttacataTTGGTACTGATTTAGTCATGGGTATTTCCCAAGAAGGCAAATTCATGTCTGAATATTCATTTGGTGTCAGATATGCCTTCCAACAAAGTCTTGTCAAATTCAGAGCAGACTCTCATGGTTCAATTTTTGGTTCTTATGATCAAATGATTAATAGTTTCACCAAACTTAATCTCTCTGGTTCCCTTAATTACTTTGCTCAAGATTACAAATTTGGTTTGGGTTTAACTTTCCAAAAGTAA
- the srpR gene encoding signal recognition particle receptor alpha subunit encodes MLDSFTILTKGGIVLWSKEFAKIKGSPINSLIKKVLLEERSAETSFQIDSYSLKWTFSNEFDLIFVVVYQKIFTLLYIEELLTTVKKRFIKMYKDLLLKLKESSDFIIVDKFQEFNFEVILEDVENRSKLQQTSNSAPKKYEDTDKGKLVKDQKNERAIKEGRVEKVKRKEQEKKEKAERRKQNKANNINDISSDDDSDDSDSSSGSDSEENSNGATKNQQTDVARIENSGYKKKVKDTPDKQASSSTGKKARTWEDGKLSKKELEALNRSDNSNGTEIVREKIQKFNIDMDVSSSDDDDEEEAKPVSGFMKYFNVLTGNRVIDKQDLEPILADFKLHLTKKNVAPDVADKIVQSIGTGLEGKKLATFQGVTSVVKQQMEDTITRILTPKRNIDILREVQAVKGKRPYSIVFSGVNGVGKSTNLAKVCYWLTANGYKCMLAACDTFRSGAIEQLKTHADRLNVHLFERGYSKDAASVAQDAIAFAKDTGYDVVLIDTTGRMQNNEPLMKALSKLVNQNNVDLVLFVGEALVGNDGVDQLTKFDKSLSLLANTTQTHIRTIDGIILTKFDTIDDKVGAAISMVYSTGHPILFLGTGQNYTDLKRMNIKSVVKSLLH; translated from the exons atgttagATAGTTTCACAATTTTAACAAAAGGTGGAATTGTACTTTGGTCAAAAGAATTTGCAAAGATTAAAGGTTCtccaattaattcattaattaaaaaagttttattagaGGAAAGAAGCGCAGAAACCTCTTTTCAAATTGATAGCTATTCATTAAAATGGACATTTTCAAAcgaatttgatttaatatttgtt gttgtttatcaaaaaatatttacattattatatattgaagaattattaaCAACAGTAaagaaaagatttattaaaatgtataaagatttattattaaaattaaaggaATCATCAGATTTTATAATAGTTGATAAATTtcaagaatttaattttgaagtGATTTTAGAAGATGTTGAAAATAGATCAAAACTACAACAAACTTCAAATTCAGCACCAAAGAAATATGAAGATACAGATAAAGGTAAACTAGTAAAAGATCAAAAGAATGAAAGGGCAATTAAAGAAGGTAGAgttgaaaaagttaaaagaaaagaacaagaaaagaaagaaaaagcagaaagaagaaaacaaaataaagCAAATAATATAAACGATATTagtagtgatgatgatagtgatgatagtgatagtagtagtggtagtgatTCAGAAGAAAATAGTAATGGTGCAACtaaaaatcaacaaacaGATGTAGCAAGAATTGAAAATA GTGGCTATAAAAAGAAAGTTAAAGATACACCAGATAAACaagcatcatcatcaacaggAAAGAAAGCAAGAACTTGGGAAGATGGAAAGTTgtcaaaaaaagaattggaGGCATTAAATAGATCAGACAATAGTAATGGTACAGAGATTGTTAGAGAAAAGATTCAAAAGTTCAATATAGATATGGATGTTTCATCATCAGACgacgatgatgaagaagaggcTAAACCAGTTAGTGGATTTATGAAATATTTCAATGTACTCACTGGTAATCGTGTTATTGACAAACAAGATTTGGAGCCAATTTTAGCAGACTTTAAATTACATTTAACAAAAAAGAACGTTGCACCAGACGTTGCCGATAAGATTGTTCAATCGATTGGCACAGGTTTAGAGGGCAAGAAATTGGCTACATTCCAAGGTGTAACATCAGTGGTTAAACAACAAATGGAAGATACAATCACAAGAATCCTAACACCAAAGAGAAACATCGATATCCTTAGAGAGGTACAAGCCGTTAAAGGTAAACGTCCATATAGCATTGTTTTCAGTGGTGTAAATGGTGTTGGTAAGAGTACAAATTTGGCAAAGGTTTGCTATTGGTTGACTGCAAATGGTTACAAATGTATGTTGGCTGCATGTGATACTTTTAGATCAGGTGCCATTGAACAATTGAAAACTCATGCTGACCGTTTGAATGTCCATCTCTTTGAAAGAGGTTATAGTAAAGATGCCGCTTCAGTAGCCCAAGATGCAATTGCTTTCGCTAAAGATACCGGCTATGATGTGGTTTTGATCGATACAACTGGTCGTATGCAAAATAATGAACCATTAATGAAAGCACTCTCAAAATTGGTCAATCAAAACAATGTCGATTTGGTCTTATTTGTAGGTGAAGCTTTAGTTGGTAATGATGGTGTTGATCAATTAACTAAATTCGATAAATCCCTATCCCTTTTAGCAAATACAACTCAAACTCATATTCGTACAATCGATGGTATCATTCTCACTAAATTTGATACAATTGACGATAAAGTTGGTGCTGCCATCTCAATGGTTTATTCAACTGGTCATCCAATCTTATTTTTAGGTACTGGTCAAAATTATACAGATTTAAAGAGAATGAATATTAAATCAGttgttaaatcattattacattaa